A stretch of the Bacillus mesophilus genome encodes the following:
- a CDS encoding HAD family hydrolase, which translates to MIKAVFFDLDDTLLYDQKSVKVAFNATCRLAQGRFGIDPEALETAVRQEATNLYSSYETYEFTKMIGINPFEGLWGDFLDEDDNFQKMKEIVPIYRKEAWTRGLLRLGIDDENFGYELAERFPKERRKSPFVYEESFQVLNKLKEEGYQLLLLTNGSPDLQNTKLSITSKLIPYFDHIIISGAFGRGKPDPTIFEHALQKMKLDKEMAIMVGDNLLTDILGASRIGMKSVWINRENKVKTDIFPDYEIKHLEELFPILKSLNN; encoded by the coding sequence TTGATAAAAGCAGTGTTTTTCGATCTAGATGATACATTACTTTATGATCAAAAGAGTGTAAAGGTAGCATTTAATGCTACATGCAGACTTGCTCAAGGAAGATTCGGGATTGATCCCGAAGCTTTAGAAACAGCTGTTAGACAAGAAGCAACTAACCTATATTCATCTTATGAAACGTATGAATTTACAAAGATGATTGGTATTAACCCATTTGAAGGGCTATGGGGAGACTTTTTAGATGAGGATGACAACTTTCAGAAAATGAAAGAAATCGTACCTATATATCGAAAAGAAGCTTGGACTAGAGGGTTATTACGATTAGGCATAGATGACGAAAACTTTGGTTATGAATTAGCAGAACGTTTTCCAAAAGAAAGAAGAAAAAGCCCTTTTGTTTATGAAGAGTCCTTTCAAGTGCTAAACAAGTTAAAAGAAGAAGGATATCAACTGCTTCTTTTGACGAATGGCTCTCCAGATTTGCAGAACACAAAATTATCAATCACATCAAAACTAATACCCTATTTTGATCATATTATTATTTCGGGAGCTTTTGGAAGAGGCAAACCAGATCCCACTATATTTGAACATGCTTTACAAAAAATGAAACTAGATAAAGAGATGGCCATTATGGTAGGAGATAATTTATTGACAGATATTCTGGGTGCATCTCGCATTGGAATGAAATCAGTTTGGATTAATCGTGAAAACAAAGTAAAAACAGACATTTTTCCAGATTATGAAATTAAGCATCTTGAAGAACTTTTCCCAATCTTAAAATCTTTAAATAATTAG
- a CDS encoding M20/M25/M40 family metallo-hydrolase, which yields MKKLNQEIIDAYELLLDIDSVKKGLEYIERTQEDTLEEQIRLTEIPAPTFHEEVRGEYFQNKFLELGLQDVKRDRVGNIIGLRPGKSDGPTLVVSAHLDTVFPEGTEIKVSKKNGKVYAPGISDDGRGLAALLTLINTMQKLEFETIGDLLFVATVGEEGLGDLRGVKGLFEDREDLDGFISIEPGSPSRIIYLATGSRRYRVTYKGTGGHSFGDFGTPSAIHALGRAVSLISDLQVPAEPKTTFNIGKISGGTSVNTIAQESTMIIDIRSTEPDSLLKIESKILEALNEAVYAENNRWGKEVIEIDIELVGDRPAGSQPDDSTIVQVSLASTKAIGQPPELLGPISTDSNVPISLGIPAVTLGGGGEYGGVHTLEEWFDPTNAHLGVQQILLTILGLVGVNHVTRPLLDKISRT from the coding sequence ATGAAAAAACTAAATCAAGAAATTATTGATGCGTATGAACTATTACTGGATATCGATTCCGTTAAAAAGGGCCTAGAATATATAGAGCGCACGCAAGAAGATACACTAGAAGAACAAATTCGTTTAACGGAAATTCCAGCTCCTACCTTTCATGAAGAAGTACGTGGTGAGTATTTTCAGAATAAATTTTTAGAACTAGGCTTGCAGGATGTAAAAAGGGACCGAGTCGGTAATATAATCGGTTTGCGACCAGGTAAGAGTGATGGACCTACTTTAGTCGTTTCTGCTCATTTGGATACCGTATTCCCGGAAGGCACCGAGATTAAAGTGAGCAAGAAGAATGGCAAAGTGTATGCGCCAGGCATTTCCGATGATGGAAGAGGATTAGCGGCACTTTTAACTCTTATAAACACGATGCAAAAACTAGAATTCGAGACGATAGGAGATCTTTTATTTGTTGCAACAGTTGGGGAAGAGGGCTTAGGAGATTTGAGAGGCGTTAAGGGTTTATTTGAAGATAGAGAAGACCTAGACGGCTTTATTTCAATTGAACCGGGCTCACCGTCAAGAATTATCTATTTAGCAACAGGGAGTCGACGTTATCGAGTGACTTACAAAGGTACAGGTGGTCATAGCTTCGGTGATTTCGGTACACCAAGTGCAATTCATGCACTAGGAAGAGCGGTTTCGTTAATTTCAGATTTACAAGTACCAGCTGAACCAAAAACTACTTTTAATATTGGAAAAATATCAGGGGGAACTTCTGTTAACACCATTGCCCAAGAATCTACGATGATCATTGATATTCGCTCAACAGAACCTGATTCATTGCTTAAAATCGAAAGTAAAATACTTGAGGCACTTAACGAAGCGGTATATGCAGAGAATAATCGTTGGGGGAAGGAAGTTATTGAGATAGATATTGAGTTAGTGGGAGACCGTCCCGCAGGTTCTCAACCTGATGACTCCACAATTGTTCAGGTTTCATTGGCATCAACAAAGGCTATTGGACAACCACCGGAATTATTGGGCCCGATAAGTACAGACTCAAATGTGCCGATAAGCTTAGGTATCCCTGCTGTCACCTTAGGAGGAGGAGGAGAGTATGGAGGTGTTCATACTCTTGAGGAATGGTTTGATCCAACTAATGCACATTTAGGGGTACAGCAAATATTGTTGACGATCCTCGGTCTTGTTGGAGTAAATCATGTAACTAGACCATTGTTAGATAAGATTAGTAGAACATAA